Proteins encoded by one window of Candidatus Fermentibacter sp.:
- a CDS encoding C25 family cysteine peptidase translates to MKALACLAFICAAARGSVVLVSDGPGGCTLLFETSPAAVATTGSDHLFDGMGILFEPGRPMLPVQRVYVPVPPGSEPVLEYAVLARSSDPSLAREARRAPALEGSGLSTVEVEAPPLPGPSRNVELVGVIPLAGFSFAAIDIYPWLGGADGSYASSVRLDLSWDGSRARPGRPTRLARLVCGFDMPFYRLGSSRADSPFWGLPWARIETSGTGGYEVTCSELAGAGCDVEGVQSASLAMFSGSGEMFGFDPAEEHSLSPVAIQVLDGGDGIFDGGDRIRFVGLALSRWVPYASGAAWVPHRWDDTNTYWLTWGGEPGRRMETLPAVPDGSPQYGNYMVETLVEQESQWDPEHEQTTGWVWTTMSPGDGFDVPYTLGYEPAGIGELNVRLCAPDTEAIHYGIYLDGDLLAEGSWSGGGVETVTISGIAIPGNGTVRVENTTSEDHDLFLDWVRISAPAAPGQTAGMMLMPGVERQGLFTLSTGPFDSSSSLYLLEDSMPVAALSGFEISGSAASFSLEVSVDTRILAVGGGDWLSPDSISPAGPGRLVGTVTGADILIVTPESLADELWGLLSFYASMGLECEVATTREIYDEFGQGVADPGAVRSAVRWAMDSWTEPPSGVLLVGDGHYDPLGHTTSVPSLIFPWSSLGFNDILVDDRYVMAHEDADLPELPIARLPVQTGAELLTCTAKLLAQSSGENQGAWTNRMLFIADDEWGQGDNYDELYHTVDTERLAEEMAPRRIERVKFYLIEYPWPPSGTHPKKPEAREDLLALLSEGFGAVCYLGHGAAEQIAHEGAMYGSDVSLLENGGRLPVSFWATCDVGHFDGTGDDAIAERLLLHPAGGGLASVAATRGCSGPSNYSLCRAVFDSLFTHPDLTVAEALWQCKVDQSGSYFTNNRGYILFGDLTTRLPLPDGEAGFAVEGDTLRTGETNHVSGTCRQGAGSAFVTVMESSSPVTYICRLGGEIDYLKYGGAAFRGSAPVTAGTFGLDCILPVQSVAGPYGRAGGSVPAPSDVDAGGADPVPVAQGTPAGGDYEGPEAEMWIAGQEGVEHPEVSGGATLRATISDPSGICFLGGPGRQLTLFVDATGIDVGDYFSYLQGSTTEGLLECGTGSLSVGEHRLILWSFDGVGNGSSDTLLVSVREEGSVSISEALVYPNPGNGLRCFSFRLSEDAAVRVSIHTIAGRCIRTIDAQCSQGYNQILWDGMDADGDEPATGAYVYFIGAVTTGTSSFESETGLSGVLAVVR, encoded by the coding sequence ATGAAAGCTCTCGCGTGTCTTGCGTTCATCTGCGCCGCCGCCCGGGGATCCGTGGTACTGGTGTCCGACGGCCCGGGGGGATGCACCCTCCTCTTCGAAACCAGCCCGGCCGCCGTCGCTACGACTGGTTCCGACCACCTCTTCGACGGCATGGGGATCCTCTTCGAACCCGGCCGTCCCATGCTCCCGGTGCAGCGCGTCTACGTGCCCGTGCCCCCCGGCTCCGAACCGGTGCTGGAGTACGCCGTTCTCGCGCGCTCCTCCGATCCCTCGCTCGCCCGCGAGGCCCGCAGGGCCCCCGCCCTCGAAGGCTCGGGCCTCTCGACGGTCGAGGTCGAGGCGCCCCCCCTCCCCGGCCCGTCCCGCAACGTCGAGCTCGTCGGCGTGATCCCCCTGGCCGGCTTCAGCTTCGCCGCAATCGACATATACCCGTGGCTCGGGGGCGCCGACGGCTCCTACGCCTCATCCGTGCGGCTGGACCTTTCCTGGGACGGGAGCCGCGCCAGGCCCGGCCGCCCCACGAGGCTGGCCCGGCTGGTGTGCGGCTTCGACATGCCGTTCTACAGGCTCGGGTCCTCCAGGGCCGACAGCCCCTTCTGGGGGCTCCCGTGGGCCCGTATCGAGACCAGCGGGACGGGCGGGTACGAGGTGACCTGCTCCGAACTGGCCGGGGCGGGTTGCGATGTCGAGGGCGTGCAGTCCGCCAGCCTGGCGATGTTCTCGGGCTCCGGGGAGATGTTCGGCTTCGATCCGGCCGAGGAGCATTCCCTCTCGCCGGTCGCCATACAGGTGCTCGACGGCGGAGACGGCATCTTCGACGGCGGCGACAGGATCAGATTCGTGGGGCTCGCCCTCTCCCGCTGGGTGCCCTACGCTTCGGGGGCCGCCTGGGTCCCGCACAGATGGGATGATACGAACACGTACTGGCTGACCTGGGGCGGGGAGCCCGGCCGCAGGATGGAGACCCTGCCGGCCGTCCCCGACGGATCTCCCCAGTACGGCAACTACATGGTGGAGACGCTGGTCGAACAGGAGAGCCAGTGGGATCCCGAACACGAACAGACCACCGGCTGGGTCTGGACCACGATGTCCCCGGGCGACGGCTTCGACGTCCCGTACACCCTGGGCTACGAGCCCGCCGGCATCGGCGAACTGAACGTGAGGCTCTGCGCTCCCGATACCGAGGCCATCCACTACGGGATCTACCTGGACGGCGACCTGCTCGCCGAGGGGAGCTGGTCGGGCGGAGGCGTGGAGACGGTCACCATCTCCGGGATCGCCATCCCCGGCAATGGCACTGTCAGGGTCGAGAACACGACCTCCGAGGACCACGACCTGTTCCTCGACTGGGTCAGGATCAGCGCGCCGGCGGCCCCGGGGCAGACCGCGGGCATGATGCTGATGCCGGGGGTGGAGAGGCAGGGGCTCTTCACTCTCTCCACCGGGCCCTTCGATTCCTCCTCCTCGCTCTACCTGCTGGAGGACTCGATGCCCGTCGCCGCCCTCTCGGGCTTCGAGATCTCGGGGTCGGCCGCATCGTTCTCCCTCGAGGTGTCCGTGGACACCCGGATCCTCGCCGTAGGCGGCGGTGACTGGCTCTCTCCAGATTCGATCTCCCCGGCCGGCCCCGGCAGGCTCGTGGGTACCGTCACCGGAGCGGACATCCTCATCGTCACGCCCGAATCCCTGGCCGACGAGCTCTGGGGTCTGCTCTCGTTCTACGCATCCATGGGGCTCGAGTGCGAGGTGGCCACCACCCGCGAGATCTACGACGAGTTCGGCCAGGGCGTGGCCGATCCGGGCGCCGTCAGATCCGCGGTCAGATGGGCCATGGACTCCTGGACCGAGCCTCCGTCGGGCGTTCTCCTGGTGGGCGACGGCCATTACGACCCGCTGGGCCACACGACGTCCGTCCCCTCGCTCATCTTCCCCTGGTCCAGCCTGGGCTTCAACGACATCCTGGTGGACGACCGCTACGTGATGGCGCACGAGGACGCCGACCTGCCCGAACTCCCCATCGCGAGGCTCCCGGTGCAGACCGGGGCCGAGCTCCTGACCTGCACGGCGAAGCTGCTCGCGCAGAGCTCCGGCGAGAACCAGGGGGCATGGACGAACCGGATGCTCTTCATCGCCGACGACGAATGGGGCCAGGGCGACAATTACGACGAGTTGTACCACACGGTCGACACGGAGAGACTGGCGGAGGAGATGGCCCCGCGCAGGATCGAGAGGGTGAAGTTCTACCTCATCGAATACCCGTGGCCCCCCTCCGGCACGCACCCCAAGAAGCCCGAGGCCAGGGAGGACCTGCTGGCCCTGCTTTCCGAGGGCTTCGGCGCCGTATGCTACCTCGGGCACGGGGCGGCGGAGCAGATCGCACACGAAGGCGCGATGTACGGCTCCGACGTCTCCCTCCTCGAGAACGGCGGAAGGCTGCCGGTCTCCTTCTGGGCGACGTGCGACGTGGGCCACTTCGACGGCACGGGCGACGACGCCATCGCGGAACGCCTCCTCCTGCATCCCGCTGGCGGCGGACTGGCCTCGGTGGCTGCCACCAGGGGCTGCTCCGGTCCCTCCAACTACAGTCTCTGCCGGGCCGTCTTCGACAGCCTCTTCACCCACCCGGACCTCACCGTGGCGGAGGCGCTCTGGCAGTGCAAGGTCGACCAGTCCGGCTCCTACTTCACCAACAACAGGGGGTACATCCTCTTCGGCGACCTGACGACCCGACTCCCCCTCCCCGACGGCGAGGCCGGTTTCGCCGTGGAGGGCGACACCCTGCGCACCGGCGAGACGAACCACGTCTCCGGGACCTGCAGGCAGGGGGCGGGCTCCGCGTTCGTCACGGTCATGGAGTCGTCCAGCCCCGTCACGTACATCTGCAGGCTGGGAGGCGAGATAGATTACCTGAAGTACGGCGGGGCGGCCTTCCGGGGCAGCGCACCCGTGACGGCGGGGACGTTCGGGCTCGACTGCATCCTGCCGGTGCAGTCGGTCGCCGGACCTTACGGGCGCGCCGGAGGCTCGGTGCCCGCTCCTTCCGACGTGGATGCCGGCGGGGCTGATCCGGTGCCCGTGGCGCAGGGGACTCCCGCCGGAGGCGACTACGAGGGCCCGGAGGCCGAGATGTGGATCGCAGGCCAGGAGGGCGTGGAGCACCCGGAGGTCTCCGGCGGGGCGACACTCAGGGCGACGATCTCCGATCCGTCCGGCATATGCTTCCTGGGCGGCCCGGGGAGACAGCTCACCCTGTTCGTCGATGCCACCGGCATCGACGTCGGCGACTACTTCTCCTACCTGCAGGGGAGCACCACCGAAGGGCTCCTGGAGTGCGGCACCGGGTCGCTCTCCGTCGGCGAGCACAGGCTCATCCTCTGGAGCTTCGACGGCGTAGGCAACGGCTCGAGCGACACCCTCCTCGTTTCCGTGAGGGAGGAGGGCAGCGTGTCGATCTCGGAGGCCCTCGTCTACCCGAATCCCGGAAACGGCCTGCGCTGCTTCAGTTTCAGACTCTCCGAGGACGCGGCCGTGAGGGTTTCGATCCACACCATCGCAGGCAGGTGCATCAGGACCATCGACGCGCAGTGCTCGCAGGGATACAACCAGATCCTTTGGGACGGCATGGACGCCGACGGCGACGAACCCGCCACGGGTGCCTACGTCTACTTCATCGGGGCCGTGACCACGGGGACCTCGTCGTTCGAGAGCGAGACCGGCCTCTCCGGAGTGCTCGCGGTCGTGAGGTGA
- a CDS encoding diguanylate cyclase produces MIERNQRIVIAESDAELALMLSKALRMEGLHADTVPDGIEAIRKAWQIMPDLVLCGFYLPGLGALRVVRYLRSHPAFSGLKTAVLLPRQDRLTASRARRAGADMTLDMPIEPREFVEKCVGLLDAASGRPQANLSPGSFPDRVSILEELTGVLEKRLDRLEAMQDLMPEMGMSPSVHEVFRNIASGVLTDLGFDRVQVFQFLHEPGELRIEAALGRGVPSDIQQQATRLSSVEGLPVAIAIRERRQVRSTEVGIPEIRLSWAGSTDYVDTPLADSAGVMGVVRCDCHVTERPMGPDDLDALKDFCVRAACVLRNVMDQEEIAAAKEQNSIVLSSLGSSLIMIDQSGRITEAIGTESLMGLKPSALLGRTLSDAAPAVAGGGRLEMLGKVLLEGRSCVEDGVALNRPGGGSAILNLRFVPYRSGGRITGAVLLAVDVTEEQTLRSDLKQRNEELEMMSRIGRDLNSTLELDEICDLLLRSLRLFYPEENISILLPEDDSDSGVPEKLVVKAGCGYSADEPGLEHPVLLSGPMYDSVREEPRSRNLSMLGIIGGAFMGARVLNIPDVSQEPRYIEDFNTTRSEIAVPMLIQDKATGVIDIQSRRRNRFDTDSVRRVSSLANNAATAVENARLHARAWEAAQRDRLTNLRNLRFYEERIREELERATRYNYECSLLMIDVDDFKNYNDHFGHPMGNTLLRTLARTISGALREKIDTLVRYGGEEFVSILPLTGGRVAAEIAERIRQMVLDNNPEIPHAADQPLGCVSVSIGVATFPSDVSDRERLLEIADKRMYMGKRTGKNRVMAPAFGNCPAIP; encoded by the coding sequence GTGATAGAGAGGAACCAGCGCATAGTCATCGCCGAGAGCGATGCCGAACTCGCCCTGATGCTGTCGAAGGCCCTCCGCATGGAGGGCCTTCATGCGGATACCGTCCCGGACGGGATCGAAGCCATCAGGAAGGCCTGGCAGATCATGCCGGACCTCGTCCTGTGCGGCTTCTACCTCCCGGGACTCGGCGCCCTCAGGGTCGTCAGGTACCTGCGCAGCCATCCGGCCTTCAGCGGGCTGAAGACCGCCGTCCTCCTCCCGCGCCAGGACAGGCTCACCGCCTCGAGGGCCCGCAGGGCGGGAGCCGACATGACCCTGGACATGCCCATCGAGCCTCGCGAGTTCGTCGAGAAATGCGTCGGGCTGCTGGATGCGGCCAGCGGACGCCCCCAGGCGAATCTCTCCCCGGGGTCCTTCCCCGACAGGGTCTCGATCCTCGAGGAGCTCACCGGAGTTCTCGAGAAGAGGCTGGACAGGCTCGAAGCCATGCAGGACCTCATGCCGGAGATGGGCATGAGCCCCTCGGTGCACGAGGTATTCCGGAACATCGCGTCGGGCGTGCTCACCGACCTGGGCTTCGACAGGGTGCAGGTCTTCCAGTTCCTCCACGAGCCCGGCGAGCTCCGCATCGAAGCCGCTCTCGGGCGGGGGGTGCCCTCGGACATCCAGCAGCAGGCGACCAGGCTCTCGTCGGTCGAGGGGCTGCCGGTGGCCATCGCGATCCGGGAGAGGAGGCAGGTGCGGTCGACCGAGGTCGGGATCCCCGAGATCAGGCTCTCGTGGGCCGGATCGACCGACTACGTCGACACCCCGCTTGCCGACTCCGCGGGCGTCATGGGCGTCGTGAGGTGCGACTGCCATGTCACGGAGCGGCCCATGGGACCCGACGACCTCGATGCCCTGAAGGACTTCTGCGTCAGGGCGGCGTGCGTGCTCCGCAACGTGATGGACCAGGAGGAGATAGCGGCGGCGAAGGAGCAGAACTCGATCGTCCTCTCGAGCCTCGGCTCGTCCCTGATAATGATCGACCAGTCGGGGCGCATCACAGAGGCGATCGGGACGGAATCCCTCATGGGTCTCAAGCCGTCCGCCCTTCTGGGGCGCACCCTGTCGGATGCAGCGCCTGCCGTCGCGGGCGGGGGCCGCCTGGAGATGCTCGGCAAGGTCCTGCTCGAGGGCAGGTCCTGCGTCGAGGACGGGGTGGCGCTGAACAGGCCCGGCGGTGGTTCCGCGATCCTCAATCTGCGCTTCGTCCCCTACCGCAGCGGAGGCCGGATCACCGGCGCAGTCCTTCTGGCCGTGGACGTCACCGAGGAGCAGACCCTGAGATCGGATCTGAAGCAGCGCAACGAGGAGCTGGAGATGATGTCGAGGATCGGGAGGGACCTCAACTCGACCCTGGAGCTGGACGAGATCTGCGACCTCCTGCTCCGGAGCCTGAGGCTGTTCTATCCCGAGGAGAACATCTCGATCCTCCTCCCCGAGGACGACTCGGATTCGGGCGTCCCCGAGAAGCTCGTCGTGAAGGCCGGCTGCGGCTATTCGGCGGATGAGCCCGGGCTCGAGCACCCTGTCCTGCTCTCGGGCCCCATGTACGACTCGGTGCGTGAGGAGCCCAGGTCGAGGAACCTGTCGATGCTCGGGATCATCGGCGGGGCCTTCATGGGCGCCAGGGTGCTCAACATCCCCGATGTCTCGCAGGAACCCAGGTACATAGAGGACTTCAACACCACGAGGAGCGAGATCGCCGTCCCCATGCTGATACAGGACAAGGCCACGGGCGTGATCGACATCCAGAGCCGGAGGAGGAACAGGTTCGACACCGACTCTGTGCGCAGGGTATCCAGCCTGGCCAACAACGCCGCCACCGCGGTGGAGAACGCCAGGCTCCACGCCCGGGCATGGGAGGCCGCCCAGAGGGACAGGCTCACGAATCTGAGGAACCTCAGGTTCTACGAGGAGAGGATAAGGGAGGAGCTCGAGAGGGCGACGAGGTACAACTACGAGTGCTCCCTCCTGATGATAGACGTCGACGATTTCAAGAACTACAACGACCACTTCGGCCATCCCATGGGCAACACCCTCCTCCGCACCCTGGCCCGGACCATCTCCGGAGCCCTCAGGGAGAAGATCGACACGCTCGTCAGGTACGGGGGCGAGGAGTTCGTCAGCATCCTCCCTCTCACCGGCGGCAGGGTGGCCGCCGAGATAGCCGAGAGGATCAGGCAGATGGTGCTCGACAACAACCCGGAGATCCCCCACGCCGCCGACCAGCCCCTCGGCTGCGTGAGCGTCAGCATCGGCGTGGCAACCTTCCCTTCGGACGTCAGCGACAGGGAGCGGCTCCTCGAAATAGCCGACAAGCGCATGTACATGGGCAAGAGAACCGGGAAGAACAGGGTCATGGCGCCGGCCTTCGGCAACTGCCCCGCCATACCCTGA
- the ppdK gene encoding pyruvate, phosphate dikinase produces the protein MKYVYFFGAGRTEGSRDQKNLLGGKGANLAEMSRLGLPVPPGFTISTEACDSFYKAGRNWPEGLEAEIRGKLTELEEATGKRMGDPANPLLVSVRSGAAVSMPGMMDTVLNLGMNEATLEALAKRSGNPRFAWDSYRRFMQMFGDVVMGVPHHDFELALQSVKDARGVRQDTDLDVEDMKRVVALYRGLYRKHVGEDFPTDPWVQLRHSIDAVFGSWNNPRAIRYRQLNDIRGLTGTAVNVQTMVFGNLGDDSGTGVCFTRDPANGENVFYGEYLMNAQGEDVVAGIRTPQPISTLGAQNPAIYAQLLDVRSKLESHYRDMQDIEFTIENGRLFMLQTRSGKRTIFAALNAAVDMVDEGLIDRDTALMRVPAGSFNQLFAPVLDRKGKEKARLLTKGLNASPGGASGKAVFSAEDAEAWASRGESVILCRLETSPEDIGGMAVAKGILTARGGMTSHAAVVARGMGAPCVAGASELHVDASTKTITCGEVCIREGDLVAIDGFTGEVFLGAVDVKPSEIVQVLRGMMPASESKLYANYSRLAGWADEVRRLGVRTNADTPRDTEMAVLFGAQGIGLCRTEHMFFEGDRIISFRKLILVADEVKRLREQIEADPSNDVLRNKLEAPLATYTEALSELLPLQRSDFDGIFTALAGRPCNIRLLDPPLHEFLPHDAEGQQEMAKVMGVPVEKIRQVVETLHEFNPMLGHRGIRLGLTYPEVSDMQVRAIMEAAIDCADRGIKVLPEIMIPLVGHPAELRISRERAQAVIDSVLAERGRPADFIAYRIGTMIEVPRAAVDAGRVAVHADFFSFGTNDLTQMGCGFSRDDAGKFLGDYVRMGIYEKDPFSSIDEEGVGELVRLAVERGRAEKPGLKLGVCGEHGGDPSSIRFFNSVGLDYVSCSPYRVPVARLAAAQSVLEKAK, from the coding sequence GTGAAATACGTCTACTTCTTCGGCGCAGGCAGGACAGAGGGCAGCAGGGATCAGAAGAACCTTCTCGGCGGCAAGGGGGCGAACCTGGCGGAGATGTCGCGCCTGGGCCTGCCCGTCCCCCCCGGCTTCACCATCTCGACGGAAGCCTGCGACTCCTTCTACAAGGCGGGCAGGAACTGGCCCGAGGGGCTCGAAGCCGAGATCAGGGGCAAGCTCACCGAGCTCGAGGAGGCCACGGGCAAGCGCATGGGCGACCCCGCGAACCCGCTCCTCGTATCGGTCAGGAGCGGTGCGGCCGTCTCCATGCCCGGCATGATGGACACGGTCCTCAACCTCGGGATGAACGAGGCCACCCTCGAAGCCCTCGCGAAGCGCAGCGGGAACCCCCGTTTCGCCTGGGACTCCTACAGGCGCTTCATGCAGATGTTCGGCGACGTCGTAATGGGCGTCCCGCACCACGATTTCGAGCTCGCCCTCCAGTCCGTGAAGGACGCCAGGGGCGTGAGGCAGGACACGGATCTCGACGTGGAGGACATGAAGCGGGTGGTCGCCCTGTACCGCGGGCTCTACAGGAAGCATGTCGGCGAGGACTTCCCGACGGATCCCTGGGTCCAGCTCAGGCACTCCATCGACGCAGTCTTCGGCTCATGGAACAACCCCAGGGCCATACGCTACCGCCAGCTCAACGACATCCGCGGCCTCACCGGCACGGCCGTCAACGTGCAGACCATGGTCTTCGGCAACCTCGGCGACGATTCCGGCACGGGAGTCTGCTTCACCCGCGACCCGGCGAACGGCGAAAACGTCTTCTACGGCGAATACCTGATGAACGCCCAGGGCGAGGACGTCGTGGCAGGCATAAGGACCCCCCAGCCGATATCCACGCTCGGCGCACAGAATCCGGCCATCTATGCCCAGCTCCTCGATGTCCGCAGCAAGCTGGAATCCCACTACAGGGACATGCAGGACATCGAGTTCACCATCGAGAACGGCAGGCTCTTCATGCTGCAGACCAGGTCCGGCAAGAGGACCATCTTCGCCGCGCTGAACGCCGCCGTGGACATGGTCGACGAGGGCCTGATCGACAGGGATACCGCGCTGATGCGCGTCCCCGCAGGCAGCTTCAACCAGCTCTTCGCCCCCGTGCTCGACAGGAAGGGCAAGGAGAAGGCCAGGCTCCTCACGAAGGGTCTCAACGCCTCGCCCGGCGGCGCCTCCGGCAAGGCGGTCTTCTCTGCCGAGGATGCCGAAGCCTGGGCGTCCAGGGGCGAGAGCGTCATCCTCTGCCGCCTCGAGACGAGCCCCGAGGACATCGGCGGCATGGCCGTGGCGAAGGGCATACTCACCGCGCGCGGAGGCATGACCTCCCACGCGGCGGTGGTGGCCAGGGGGATGGGCGCGCCCTGCGTGGCCGGCGCGAGCGAGCTTCACGTCGACGCCTCGACGAAGACGATCACCTGCGGCGAAGTCTGCATCAGGGAAGGCGACCTGGTGGCCATCGACGGATTCACCGGCGAGGTTTTCCTTGGAGCGGTGGACGTGAAGCCGTCCGAGATCGTGCAGGTCCTCAGGGGCATGATGCCGGCGTCCGAGTCGAAGCTGTACGCGAACTACAGCAGGCTCGCGGGATGGGCCGACGAGGTGCGGAGGCTCGGGGTCAGGACCAACGCCGACACCCCGCGCGACACCGAGATGGCCGTCCTGTTCGGCGCCCAGGGCATCGGGCTGTGCCGCACCGAGCACATGTTCTTCGAGGGCGACAGGATCATCTCCTTCAGGAAGCTCATCCTCGTGGCCGACGAGGTGAAGAGGCTGCGCGAGCAGATCGAGGCGGATCCGTCGAACGACGTCCTCCGGAACAAACTCGAAGCCCCTCTCGCCACCTACACCGAGGCCCTTTCCGAACTGCTCCCCCTGCAGAGGAGCGATTTCGACGGCATCTTCACCGCCCTTGCCGGCAGGCCCTGCAACATCAGGCTGCTCGACCCGCCCCTGCACGAGTTCCTCCCGCACGACGCGGAGGGCCAGCAGGAGATGGCCAAGGTCATGGGAGTGCCCGTCGAGAAGATCAGGCAGGTCGTGGAGACCCTCCACGAGTTCAACCCCATGCTCGGGCACAGGGGCATCAGGCTCGGCCTTACCTATCCCGAGGTCTCTGACATGCAGGTGAGGGCGATAATGGAAGCCGCCATCGACTGCGCCGACAGGGGGATCAAGGTCCTGCCGGAGATCATGATCCCGCTGGTGGGCCATCCCGCCGAACTGCGGATCTCGAGGGAGAGGGCACAGGCGGTCATCGACTCCGTGCTCGCCGAGAGGGGCAGGCCCGCCGACTTCATCGCCTACAGGATCGGAACCATGATCGAGGTCCCCAGGGCCGCGGTCGATGCCGGAAGAGTGGCGGTGCACGCAGACTTCTTCAGCTTCGGGACCAACGACCTCACCCAGATGGGCTGCGGGTTCTCGCGCGACGACGCAGGCAAGTTCCTCGGCGATTACGTCAGGATGGGCATCTACGAAAAGGATCCTTTCTCCTCCATAGACGAGGAGGGTGTCGGAGAGCTGGTCAGGCTGGCCGTCGAACGCGGCCGCGCCGAGAAGCCCGGGCTCAAGCTCGGGGTATGCGGCGAGCACGGGGGGGACCCCTCCTCGATCAGGTTCTTCAACTCCGTGGGACTCGACTACGTCTCCTGCTCGCCCTACAGGGTGCCCGTGGCGAGGCTGGCGGCGGCCCAGTCGGTTCTCGAAAAGGCCAAGTGA
- a CDS encoding glycosyltransferase: MRLCDATMFWSAAGGGVRRYLEHKRAWLGGLPGDVRHLLLIPGAGSSLVTDGMLSTATVRSPSLFFSPGYRTPVSLGPALAFLEEWKPDLAEGGCPFRLRKALSVWSRDSGRPVFDYYHAFFPLSYTEALFGARRSALRSALEKAGWAYLRSVYADSRRVFVASPLVRDVLASRGIVNTELAPLGVDTGLFRPGAPREGDPVILFVGRLTREKGFETVLEAFSILSRRRRAKLVVVGDGIMRERALEAARLDPGVSYLRFLDPGRLAGVYREASVLLSAAPAETLGLTFLEALASGVPVVGLAGSGLMDTFPADISRAVGQASPEALAEAVAGLLDDPPDPAACRSHAEGYSWPGRLAHIAGRELALAGMEVPGWIGEMHE, translated from the coding sequence ATGCGCCTCTGCGACGCGACCATGTTCTGGAGCGCGGCGGGAGGCGGCGTCAGGCGCTATCTCGAGCACAAGCGGGCCTGGCTGGGCGGCCTTCCCGGCGACGTGAGGCATCTTCTCCTGATCCCGGGCGCAGGAAGCAGCCTCGTGACGGACGGGATGCTCTCGACCGCCACCGTGAGGTCGCCCTCCCTCTTCTTCTCGCCGGGATACCGCACCCCGGTCTCCCTGGGCCCCGCACTGGCCTTCCTGGAGGAATGGAAGCCAGATCTCGCCGAGGGGGGGTGTCCCTTCAGGCTGAGGAAGGCGCTGTCGGTCTGGTCGAGGGACTCGGGAAGGCCAGTGTTCGACTACTATCATGCCTTCTTCCCGCTTTCCTACACCGAGGCCCTTTTCGGGGCCCGGCGGTCCGCCCTGAGGAGCGCCCTCGAGAAGGCGGGCTGGGCTTACCTGAGGTCCGTCTATGCGGACAGCAGGAGGGTCTTCGTTGCATCCCCGCTGGTCAGGGATGTCCTTGCATCCCGCGGGATCGTCAACACGGAGCTGGCCCCGCTCGGCGTCGACACCGGCCTCTTCCGGCCCGGCGCCCCCCGGGAGGGCGATCCGGTCATCCTCTTCGTGGGAAGGCTCACGCGCGAGAAGGGATTCGAGACGGTCCTCGAGGCGTTCTCCATCCTGTCGCGCAGGAGGAGGGCGAAGCTGGTCGTCGTCGGGGACGGGATCATGAGGGAGAGGGCCCTGGAGGCCGCACGGCTCGATCCCGGCGTCTCCTATCTCAGGTTCCTGGACCCCGGACGCCTCGCCGGAGTCTACAGGGAGGCGAGCGTGCTTCTCTCCGCCGCCCCTGCCGAGACGCTGGGCCTGACCTTCCTCGAAGCCCTCGCGAGCGGAGTCCCCGTTGTCGGGCTGGCCGGGAGCGGCCTCATGGACACCTTCCCCGCGGATATATCGAGGGCGGTCGGGCAGGCCTCTCCCGAAGCCCTCGCGGAAGCAGTCGCAGGATTGCTGGACGACCCTCCCGACCCGGCCGCCTGCCGCAGCCATGCCGAGGGCTACTCCTGGCCCGGCAGGCTTGCGCACATAGCCGGGAGGGAGCTGGCTCTCGCCGGGATGGAAGTGCCCGGCTGGATCGGAGAGATGCATGAGTGA